From the Halomonas sp. MCCC 1A13316 genome, the window GCCCCAGCGCCACGCAGATGCGCACCAGCTCGGCCAGGTTGTCGGCGACGAGCGCCTTCATGGCGCGCAGACGATACACCTCCACGGTCTTGGCGCTGACAGCCAGGTGCTCGGCAATCTCACGGCTGGTCATGCCTTCGGCGACGAGCACCAGTATATCCCGCTCCTTGGGGCGCAGGGCGTCGTAGCGCTCGCGCAAGGTGTCGATACGCTGGAGTACTGCGCGCTGGCGCTGATGCTCGGCCAGGGCCTGCTGCACGGCGTCGATCAGTTGCTGCTGGTTGAAGGGCTTCTCGATGAAATCGAAGGCGCCGGCCTTGAGTGCCGCCACCGCCATGGGCACGTCACCGTGGCCGGTCATGAAGATGATCGGCGCAGTATCGCCGCGCTCGATGAGCCGTTGCTGCACCTGCAGCCCGGAGAGCCCCGGCATGCGCACGTCCAGCAGCACGGCACCGAAGGCATCGGGCTCCGCCGCGAGGAAGGCCTCGCCGTCGGCGAAGGCGCGGGTGTCCAGCCCCACGGAGTCGAGCAGCCAGGCCAGCGAATCGCGCAGCGCCTCGTCGTCGTCGACCACGGCGATACAGGGGGCGGCGGTGGGCTGGGTCACGGTTGGCTCCGGGGCGGTAGGCGGCGGTAGGGAAGGCTGGGTTCGGCCAGCAGTGTACCGGTAAAGGTGGCTCCGTCGGAACCGTCCGCCAGGTTCAGGTCTCCTCCCATGGCTTCCATCAACGAGCGGCTGATCGCCAGACCCATGCCCAGCCCCTCGGGGCGGCTGGAGTGGAACGGAGCGAAGATCGACTGCGCCTCCTCGGTGTTGATGCCGGGGCCTTTGTCGCTGACGCTGAAGGTCGCCTCGCGAGGCCCGCTCTGGCGGGCGCGGATAGTGACTCGAGCCGCACTGGGCCGTTGTCGGCTTGCCTCCAGCGCGTTGAGCAGCAGGTTGACCAGCACCTGCTCCAGGGCAACCGGATCCGCCAGTACGCGTGGCAGGGCTTCGGGCAGCTCGTGATCGAGCGCGATGCCGGCTTGCTGGTACTGCCATTCGCACAGGCGGCAGGCGGCGTCGACTACGTCGAGTAGCGCAACCGGGCGCGGCCGGGTCTGCCCCTTGCGCACGAAGGTGCGGATATGGCGCAGACGCTGTGCCAGGCGCTGTACCTGCTCGTCGATGCGCTCCAGCGGCAGGGCCAGGTCGCTGGCGGGGCGGCTCGGGTTGCTGCGCAGCTGCATCAGCGCGCCGCTGGCGTAGTTGGCGATAGCGCCCAGGGGCTGGTTGAGCTCATGGGCGATATTGGAGGCCAGCTCGCCGGTAGTGGCCAGGCGGTTGGCATGGGCGATCTGCTCCTGGTGGCGCCGCGCCTGATCCTCATTGGCCTTGCGTAGGCCAATATCACGATTGAGCAGGGAGAGGTGGTCGGGCTCGGCGCCGGGGCCGCGGTGCGCCAGCACCACGCTGAGGACCGGCACCGGTCCCTTGGGGCCAGGCATCTCCAGCTCGCCGCTCCAGAAGCCATAGCGAGCCACGGCGGGCAGCACGATCTCGCGCAGGATCGCCAGCGAGGCTGGGGTGTAGGCCGTTTCGAGCAGTGCATCGCGCCCTTCGCGAGGCAGGCCCAGCAAGCGCCTTGCCGCCTCGTTGGTGTAGAACAGCCGTTCGTCACCATTGCAGAACAGCACGTAGTCGGTAGTCGATTCCACTACCCGCGCCAGCCGCTCGCGGTTGGCCTCGGCGCGAATGCGCCGGCCTACGTCGCGTGACACGCAGAGCACGTCGATCAGCTCGCCGGTAGCCGGGTCGCGGCGAGTGCGGCTGGTGGTCTCGAACCACACGTAGTGGCCGTCCTTGGCGCGAAAACGGTAGGTCTGCTGATAGAAACCGTCGTGGTAGTAGACCCGCGGCGACTTGTTGAGCAGGTCGGCAAGATCGGATGGGTGGAACAGGTCGTAGGCCGAGACGCCGATCAGTTCCTCCGGTTCGTAGCCGAGCAGGTCGCGGGCGGCTTGCGAGGCATAGAGGAAGGTGCCGTCACGGGCGTGGCGCGAGATCAGGTCGGTAGTGCTCTCGGCCAGCCATTGATAATGGCGCTTCTCCTCGTCGAGCTCGCTGGCTCGCGCTTCGAGTTCGGCCAGACGCACGCGCAGCGCCTCGATCTCGCTTGCCATCAGCGCGCCGGGTCCACCAGGCCGCCCAGCGAGGCGTTGCGCCGAAACCATCCGGCGATGCTGGCCCGCGGCAGGCGGGTCGGCAATACCTCGTGCGGCACGTGCTCGGAGAGAAAGCAGGCGAAGTTGCCGGCCTCGGGGCGTACCCGGGCCACTTCCCGCTCGGGGTCGTCGGCGGCGAAGATCGCCATCTCGCCGCCGCCGTCCGCCGGCCAATCCGAGTTGAGGTAGCCCACCGTGGAAACCACCCGGTTGGCGCGCCCGCGGAAGCTGTCGAGATGCTTTCTATAGAAGGCCCCCGGGGGGTAGTGGGCGAAGTGCGCTTCGTATTCGAACAGTCCAAGGTAGAGTGCCTGATTCAGCTCCTGCTGCAGCTCGCCCATGGCTTCCAGGTAGCGGCGCTGGGCCAGGCTCTCGCGGTCGAGCCAGTGGATGGCGTCGCCGCGAATGTCGCGGCGCAGCTGGTGCTCGTCGCCACGGCCGATGCCGGCGGCAGTCAGCGCCTTATGCTCGGCCATTTCCGCAAGCTCCCGATGCAGTTCGTGACACAGCTCGACGTCGAGGAAGCTTTCGCCGATGAACCATCCCTGCTCGACCAGGGCGTCGACCAGTTGGGGCAGGGCGCTTGCTGCAAAGGCCGGGCGAACGGGAAGCGACATGGGCGAGGCGAGACCTCCGCAGTAGTAAAGGAGCCGGATAGACCAGTTCAGGACACGCGCGTCTCGGTCTCCGAGCTGCGCAGCAGGCGTTCGGGAAAATAGCATAGCCGACCGCCTGTCGGCTCATCGAACAGGCTGATGGGGCACTCGAACCCCTCAGCCAGCAGTTCCACCAGCATCATCGCCGAGAGCCCCCAGATCACTTGGCCCTGGGTATGGTAGCTGGGCACGTAGTGGGAGCGGCCGTCGACCGGGATCACGTCGGTGTGGTGACGGGCATCCTGCAGAAACAGTTCGAGGGGAACCTCGAAGATGGCGTCCAGTTCGGTCGGGTCGGGGGTGAGCGGCAAGTCTGGCGGGATCAGGCCGACATAGGGCGTGACCAGGATGCCATGCAGCGAGATCACGTCCGACAGCCGGCCGAGCAGCTCGACACGATCCGGCGGCAGGGCGATCTCTTCCTCCGATTCGCGCAGGGCGGTGGCCAGCAGGTCGCGGTCGTTGTCCTCGCGTTTGCCGCCGGGGAAGGCCACCTGGCCGCTGTGGGTATTGAGATGCCCCGCCCGGCGGGTGAACAGCAGCGTCGGTTCGGGGCGGTCGACGATCGGCATCAATACCGCGGCCTGAGGCATGGCGAGGCGCATGCGGCGGGGTACGTGAGCTTGCAGGCGCTTACGAAGTTTCTCTAACATGGAGTTTCCATCGGGTTTGGTTTTTTCTACCCGGGGGCCTTCGCCGACGTCAA encodes:
- a CDS encoding CoA pyrophosphatase, whose protein sequence is MLEKLRKRLQAHVPRRMRLAMPQAAVLMPIVDRPEPTLLFTRRAGHLNTHSGQVAFPGGKREDNDRDLLATALRESEEEIALPPDRVELLGRLSDVISLHGILVTPYVGLIPPDLPLTPDPTELDAIFEVPLELFLQDARHHTDVIPVDGRSHYVPSYHTQGQVIWGLSAMMLVELLAEGFECPISLFDEPTGGRLCYFPERLLRSSETETRVS
- a CDS encoding PAS domain-containing sensor histidine kinase — encoded protein: MASEIEALRVRLAELEARASELDEEKRHYQWLAESTTDLISRHARDGTFLYASQAARDLLGYEPEELIGVSAYDLFHPSDLADLLNKSPRVYYHDGFYQQTYRFRAKDGHYVWFETTSRTRRDPATGELIDVLCVSRDVGRRIRAEANRERLARVVESTTDYVLFCNGDERLFYTNEAARRLLGLPREGRDALLETAYTPASLAILREIVLPAVARYGFWSGELEMPGPKGPVPVLSVVLAHRGPGAEPDHLSLLNRDIGLRKANEDQARRHQEQIAHANRLATTGELASNIAHELNQPLGAIANYASGALMQLRSNPSRPASDLALPLERIDEQVQRLAQRLRHIRTFVRKGQTRPRPVALLDVVDAACRLCEWQYQQAGIALDHELPEALPRVLADPVALEQVLVNLLLNALEASRQRPSAARVTIRARQSGPREATFSVSDKGPGINTEEAQSIFAPFHSSRPEGLGMGLAISRSLMEAMGGDLNLADGSDGATFTGTLLAEPSLPYRRLPPRSQP
- a CDS encoding response regulator transcription factor; this encodes MTQPTAAPCIAVVDDDEALRDSLAWLLDSVGLDTRAFADGEAFLAAEPDAFGAVLLDVRMPGLSGLQVQQRLIERGDTAPIIFMTGHGDVPMAVAALKAGAFDFIEKPFNQQQLIDAVQQALAEHQRQRAVLQRIDTLRERYDALRPKERDILVLVAEGMTSREIAEHLAVSAKTVEVYRLRAMKALVADNLAELVRICVALGLVEPLPERVENGKQH
- a CDS encoding 2OG-Fe(II) oxygenase codes for the protein MSLPVRPAFAASALPQLVDALVEQGWFIGESFLDVELCHELHRELAEMAEHKALTAAGIGRGDEHQLRRDIRGDAIHWLDRESLAQRRYLEAMGELQQELNQALYLGLFEYEAHFAHYPPGAFYRKHLDSFRGRANRVVSTVGYLNSDWPADGGGEMAIFAADDPEREVARVRPEAGNFACFLSEHVPHEVLPTRLPRASIAGWFRRNASLGGLVDPAR